The Streptomyces armeniacus genomic interval ACCCCGCCCGCGTGGCGACGGTCGCCGACCACGCCAACGCGCACCGCCTGGGTGTGCACGTGGCCAACGCGGAGAACGGCTCCGCACTCCTCGCCGAAGCGGCCGACCTCGGCCGGCAAGGCCGCTACACACCGCGCATCGAGCGGACCTACCCGCTCGAACGCACCGCGGAAGCACACGCGTACGCCGAACGCGGCCACACGCGGGGAAAGCTCGCGATCCGCGTCTGAACCCCGCCCACCGCCAGTGATGAGCCCGGCGATGGCCTGGTGTTTACCCTGCTACGTCTTGTTCACGACTCCTTGGAGAGGTGCCGGTCTGGCTAACCTCGGCGGACAAGTGGTGGGCCGACAGGGGGAGTTCATGGCCACGTGTTCGAAGTGCGGTCGGGAGAAAGCCGAGTTCGGCGGGTGGGACTGCGGGTACTGCGCGGGGCAGGAGCTGGGCAGTGCCTACCACCGGGGAGGAATTCCCGAGGTCGAGAGGGTGGCCGAGCAGAAGCGCTCCGGGAAGGGGGGCGGGGGAGGCGGCTGCCTTCTCGTGCTCTTCACCGGCGGGGCGGTCACGGTCGCCATGGACCTGGTGCAGCGCCTCACCTGACGCGCGGAGCCGCCCGCCACCCCGGCCGGTCCGGCGCTTGAGGACGGCCCCGGCCGCGCCACGGCGGTGCACCCGGCCGCGCCACGGCGGTGCACCGGGGCGCGGGACGGCGGCCGGGGCCGGGGCCGGGGCCGGCCAAGGAGTACGGGTCAGCGCGTGCCGACCGCCGAGCGGTCCGCGGTTGCGCCGGGGGCCGGGCCGGGAGCCTCTCCCGCCCATTCGCCCCTGATGTGGTCGAGGTGACGGGCCATCACCTGCTCGACCGCCGCCGCGTCACGCGCGAGCAGGGCGTCGAGGATCTCGAAGTGCTCGGGCGCGGTCTGCTGCAGGGTTCCCTGTTCGGCGAGGGCGCTGACGCCGTAGAGGCGGGTCTGGTCGCGGAGTTGGGCGACGGTCTTGACCAGCCGGCTGTTGCCGCCCAGCTCCAGCAGGCTCAGATGGAACCGGCGGTCGGCATCGAGGAAGACGGCGACGTCACCGGAGCGCGCGGCGCATTCGATCTCCTCGGCGATCGGCCGGAGCGCCTCGATGTCCTCGTCGCTCGCCCGGTCGATCAGCGCGACGACGCCCGGGACCTCCAGCATGCGGCGCATCTCGCCGATCTCGTCCAGGTCGTGCTCGCTGATGGGCACGATGCGGAAGCCGCGGTTGCGTACGGGCTCCAGGATGCCCTGGTTGACGAGGGTGAGCATGGCTTCCCGTACGGGGCTGTTGGACACGCCCAGGCGGGTCGCCAGCGCAGAGGCGGAGTAGATCTCGTTCGGCCCGATCTCCCCGGAGACGATGGCCTGCCGCACGATCACCAGCGCCTGCTCGCCAAGACTCACCCGCTGTAGTCGCTCCACTGCGGCTGCCTCCCTAGTCCTCTGCCCTCTTGACACCCTGATCCGGCGGTTCGCATACTACCGGGCACCGCTGAGCGGTAATCGATTACCCACCACCAATCGTCTCACCTCGAGCTTCCTCCCCTTCTCCTCCGCACGCAAAGGACCCGGTCGTGCCAGCTGAGACAAAGCGCGGATACTGCACGCTGTGCCGATCACGTTGCGGTGCGGTCTACACCGTCGAGTCCGGGCGGATCACCCAGGTCGCGCCGGACCCCGGCCATCCGACGGGCACCGCGCTGTGCCCCAAGGGCCGTGCCGCCCCGGAGATCGCGCACAGCACCCGCAGGCTGACGAGCCCGCTGCGCCGTACGCGCCCCAAGCACGCCGACGACCCCGGCTGGGAGGAGATCAGCTGGGACGAGGCCATGGCCGAGATCGCCGAGCGGTTCTCCGCGATCCGCGCGGAGGACGGGGCGGAGGCCATCGGGTTCGCCGTCACCTCGCCCAGCGCGACGCCGATGTCGGACTCCATCGAGTGGGTCGAGCGCTTCATCCGCCGCCTCGGCGCCTCGAACATCTGCTACGCCACAGAGATCTGCAACTGGCACAAGGACTTCGCCCACGCCTTCACCTTCGGCAGCGCGCTCCCCACCGCCGACTACGCCGCCACCGACCTCGCCGTGCTGTGGGGGCACAACCCCGCGAAGACCTGGCTCGCCCAGGCCGTCGCGCTGCGCGACGGGCAGGAGCGGGGCGCCCGCCTCGCGGTCGTCGACCCGCGGCGGTCGACCAGCGCCCGGGACGCCGACCACTGGCTGCGCATCCGCCCCGGCGCGGACGCCGCGCTCGCGCTGGGCGTGGCCCGGTACCTGCTGCACGGCGAGCGCTACGACGCGGCCTTCGTACGGTCGTGGACCAACGGCCCGCTGCTCGTACGGGACGACACCGGCGAGCAGCTGACCGCGCGCGAGCTGGACCCCGGCGCCCCCGACGGCTGCTTCGTCGTCTGGGACCTCGCCACGGACGGCCCCCGCCCCTACGACACCCGCGCGCACGCCGAGCGCCCCGGCGACTTCGCGCTGCACGGGGAGTTCACGGTGACGGTCCGCGGCGGGCAGACCGTACGCGTACGGCCCGCGTTCGCGCTGTACGCCCGGGCCTGCGAGCCGTGGACCCTGGAGCGGACCGCCCGCCACACCTGGATCCCGGAGGCGGAACTCCGCGCCTTCGCCGAGGAGTTCGCCG includes:
- a CDS encoding GntR family transcriptional regulator; this translates as MSLGEQALVIVRQAIVSGEIGPNEIYSASALATRLGVSNSPVREAMLTLVNQGILEPVRNRGFRIVPISEHDLDEIGEMRRMLEVPGVVALIDRASDEDIEALRPIAEEIECAARSGDVAVFLDADRRFHLSLLELGGNSRLVKTVAQLRDQTRLYGVSALAEQGTLQQTAPEHFEILDALLARDAAAVEQVMARHLDHIRGEWAGEAPGPAPGATADRSAVGTR